The Echinicola jeungdonensis genome segment CCTGAAAAGAATATCCACAAGGCGGTTTCACAAGCCCTGAAAAACATCAACGATGGCTATCAGGACATTGTGGACATCGATCTTAAGGGATTCTTTGACGAGGTTGACCACTCGATCCTACTACAGTTCATTTACCAGCGGGTAAAATGCCCAACCACCCTGCGGCTTATCCGAAAATGGCTGCGTGCACCCATCCAAATCAACGGAAAACTGCACAGGCGTCGAAAAGGCGTGCCACAGGGCTCCCCGATAAGTCCGCTTCTTTCCAACATCCTTCTGGATGTGCTGGACAAGGAACTGGACAGGAGAAACCTGAAATATGTGCGTTATGCGGATGATTTCAGCATCTATGCCAAGTCAAAGAAGGAAGCCAGAAAAGTGGGCAACGAGATTTACTTCTTTTTGAGAAACAAGCTCAGGTTGCCCATCAACAGGGAGAAAAGTGGCATCCGGAGACCGTCCAACTTCGAACTGCTGGGACATGCATTCGTCCCGACATACAAGAAAGGAGTCAAAGGAAAATACCAGTTGGTAGTGAAAAAGAACAGTTGGGAATCACTCAAGCGAAAGCTCAAGCAGATCACCAAGAAAACCAGACCGTATAGTTTAGAGGAACGGTTGAAAAAGCTGGCAGAGGTCTGGCGGGGATGGGTAAACAATTACCGCCTGGCCAGTATCCAAGTCAAGCTAAAAGCCATCGATGAATGGCTAAGAAACCGCCTTCGATACTGTATCTGGCACGACTGGAAGAAGCCCGAGCGGAAACGTAAAAATCTGATCAGATTGGGAGTTGATCAAGACCATGCCTACGCATGGAGTAGAACCAGAAAAGGAGGATGGGCAGTAGCTCAGAGTCCGATCCTGATTACTACTATCACCTTGTCACGCTTGAGAAGAAAAGGTTATGAATCGATGCTTTCTTACTATCTCAAAACGCAACCTACAATCCAGTGAACCGCCGTATACGAGACCCGTACGTATGGTGGTGTGAGAGCCTCAACCTGAGCCGATTGGCTCAGGTCGGGCTACTCGATTGGCGGTAGTTTTTATAATTTTTCCGGTTCAGTTGATAATAGTGATAAAGCCATATTACTTGGCAAAATGTTGTCATATAAAATTTTAGAAATTATTCCACCTGACATTATAGCTTCTCCACCTAAATTTGGTAATGTCATTGAAATTGCTCTATTATTTACTACTACCATTCCTTTTCTAACTTCTTTTTGTTTTGCTTTTGCTGTTTCTTTTTTAGTCAACCATCTTGTTTTAATTCCTAAAATATTAAAGAACTCAATTAGATTGTCCAAATTAAGCCCCATAATGATTTTTATTTTACCTGTTAAAACGTCTACTATAAAGTCGGGCGGGAAAGGTTTTGCAAAAATTGGTTGAGATAAATTATTTGTGATTGAAAGCCAATCAATGATAATAAAGTTTTCTGTTTCCTTTTTTAGAATTTCTTCAATAGCGAAGCCTGCCATTGCAATTCCTTTGTCTCTATACATACCAATGTGAAGACAATTTTCAACTACTGTATAAGCCCAAATTTTTGTTTCGAGAATATTATTAAGTTTCA includes the following:
- the ltrA gene encoding group II intron reverse transcriptase/maturase, which produces MVEKVLNRKNLYKAYRQVVRNKGSAGVDGMKVTELLSYLESNRDSIATSILNHTYVPKPIKGVEIPKSNGKKKLLGVPTVVDRWLQQAVSQVLMTKYELSFEEYSYGFRPEKNIHKAVSQALKNINDGYQDIVDIDLKGFFDEVDHSILLQFIYQRVKCPTTLRLIRKWLRAPIQINGKLHRRRKGVPQGSPISPLLSNILLDVLDKELDRRNLKYVRYADDFSIYAKSKKEARKVGNEIYFFLRNKLRLPINREKSGIRRPSNFELLGHAFVPTYKKGVKGKYQLVVKKNSWESLKRKLKQITKKTRPYSLEERLKKLAEVWRGWVNNYRLASIQVKLKAIDEWLRNRLRYCIWHDWKKPERKRKNLIRLGVDQDHAYAWSRTRKGGWAVAQSPILITTITLSRLRRKGYESMLSYYLKTQPTIQ